Part of the Candidatus Zixiibacteriota bacterium genome is shown below.
CTGCGCTATCTCTATTATCGGCACATGAGGCCTTCAGTTTAAACGGAATTTTTCACCAAGGTAGACCTTGCGCGCCTCCGGGTCATTGGCCAGATAATCAGCAGTCCCGGCCTTCAAAATCGTACCGTCGCACATGATATAGGCCCGGTCGGTAATCGAAAGCGTCTCGCGCACATTGTGGTCGGTGATCAGAATCCCGAAATCGTCGGCCTTCAGCTTGCCAATTATGTTCTGAATATCCTCAACAGCGATCGGATCGATCCCGGCAAAAGGCTCATCCAGTAGCAAAAAAGTCGGGTTCAAGGCCAGCGCACGGGCGATTTCGACCCGTCGGCGCTCACCGCCCGAGAGAGTATAAGCATAGTTATTTCTCAGATCGGCGATATCCAGCTCTTCCAGCAAGAACTCAAGGCGTTCTTTCTGTTGCGATTTAGGTATTTTTCGCATCTGCAGGATCCCATGGATATTGTCCTCGACCGTCAGCTTGCGGAATATAGATGGTTCCTGGGCCAGATAGCCGATCCCTTTGCGGGCCCGTTTGAACATTGGCAGACCGGTCAAATCGAAATCGTCGATCATCACACGGCCCCTGTCCGGCTTAATGAAACCTATTATGCTGTAAAAGGTTGTGGTTTTTCCAGCGCCGTTGGGGCCGAGCAGTCCGACTACTTCACCGCATTTGACCTCGATCGAGACCGAATCGACCACCTTTCGTCGACGATAAGTTTTCTCCAGGTCGATCGAGCGCAGGATCGAACAGGGCGGTTTGCCGGCAGTTTCTGACTGATTTTGGTTCGAGAGGTTTTCCATAATATGTGCCGATCGGTTTGGCAAGCAAAAAACGCGCCAAAGCCTTTAAAAATAATATAACCTGTTTTAACCCGCTGTCAAGTTAAAAAGCTGATAGTACTGATTCTTTAGCAGAGTCCATCACAATTATACGGTCGAATCGTTCAAAATCCTCAAGAGTATCACCAGAAATGCCGTTTTTATAAATATATATGTCAGATACCAAGACTAAACAGAGAATGGCCGTGATCGGTGGCGGCAACATCGGCTCCGCGATCGCCCTGGGGCTGGTCAATTCCAAGAGATTCTCGCCTGACCAGATCATGGTCACGCGCCGTCGAGTTGCGCTTCTCAAGGATCTTGAGAAGCAGGGCTTCGTGATCGAGGCTGACAACTGCAATGCTGTCCGGGCGGCGGAAATAATTGTGATAGCTGTCGAACCGGGACAGCTCAAGGGCGTCCTCAGGCAGATATCACCCGCGCTCGATCCGAACCGTCATATAGTTTTCTCGATCGTTTCGGGAGCGGAGATTGCACAAATAAAGAAGATCCTCGACACAGATGTTCCGGTGGTGCGTGTAATGCCTAATACCGCGGTGGCAATCGGAGAGTCGATGACCTGTATATCCGTCGATGATACCGATAAGAGCGCAATGGAGACCGCGCGTTCGATTTTCGATTCAGTTGGAGCGACCCTGGTGATCGAGGAAGACCTGATGGTTCCGGCGACCGCTCTCTGCGCCTGCGGGATCGCCTTTTTCTTCCGGGCCATACGGGCGGCTTCTCAGGGCGGAATCGAGATCGGGTTCCATTCGCGCGAGGCGCTCCAGATGGCGGCCCAGACTGCCAAGGGGGCGGCGGCGCTTCTGAACCGGCAGAAAAATCATCCGGAAACACAGATCGACCTGGTGACCACTCCGCGTGGATGTACGATCGCCGGGCTGAACAATATGGAACACCAGGGGTTTTCCTCGGCCATGATCCGCGGCATCCTGACCTCCGCCGAAAAAGCGGAAAAGCTCTTTCATGTGAACAACGGCGAGGATTGATCAACGCTTGATCCATGCCTTTTCAGCGGGGATCGATTTTTACACTTAATCCATTTCCTGTTAAGAATCTGCTGTTGCCAGTAATCCTGTCAAATTCAATCTTCCATCGGGCTGAAGTCTGAAGAGCGGAATCAGTATCAGCATTCATAAAAACCTTGCCGGAAAGGAGATTCATGCTATATTGTTTGATGTCAGATATTGTCCGCACTTCTATATGATTATAAATTAGCAGGGAGGTTGCCATGAGAGTTCTTTTGGTTATATGTCTGGCATGTGTGATGGCTTTTTGTGGATGCCAGGACAAACCGCTCGACAACCAGGCGGATATGTTTCATAAAATAGACACTGATCCGGGCATCAACGAGATCGCATCTCAGATCGATTACTACCAGCAACTCGAGAACAGCAAGCTAAATGATTTCTGTCATCGTGGAACCCTTCAAGGGTACTGGATTCGCGATGCGGTCTTCAGCTTTACGGGCGAACTTTCGGGCGTAATGTACGAGAAAAACAACGCACCGTTCGCTTATTACAACGGCGAATTCTTTAAGACAAATGACGGCAACCAGTATTTTTCAGCCTCGATATCAGG
Proteins encoded:
- the lptB gene encoding LPS export ABC transporter ATP-binding protein — translated: MENLSNQNQSETAGKPPCSILRSIDLEKTYRRRKVVDSVSIEVKCGEVVGLLGPNGAGKTTTFYSIIGFIKPDRGRVMIDDFDLTGLPMFKRARKGIGYLAQEPSIFRKLTVEDNIHGILQMRKIPKSQQKERLEFLLEELDIADLRNNYAYTLSGGERRRVEIARALALNPTFLLLDEPFAGIDPIAVEDIQNIIGKLKADDFGILITDHNVRETLSITDRAYIMCDGTILKAGTADYLANDPEARKVYLGEKFRLN
- the proC gene encoding pyrroline-5-carboxylate reductase, which encodes MSDTKTKQRMAVIGGGNIGSAIALGLVNSKRFSPDQIMVTRRRVALLKDLEKQGFVIEADNCNAVRAAEIIVIAVEPGQLKGVLRQISPALDPNRHIVFSIVSGAEIAQIKKILDTDVPVVRVMPNTAVAIGESMTCISVDDTDKSAMETARSIFDSVGATLVIEEDLMVPATALCACGIAFFFRAIRAASQGGIEIGFHSREALQMAAQTAKGAAALLNRQKNHPETQIDLVTTPRGCTIAGLNNMEHQGFSSAMIRGILTSAEKAEKLFHVNNGED